Sequence from the Mycosarcoma maydis chromosome 4, whole genome shotgun sequence genome:
TCTTTCTGCACAGCTCTTCGGCTTCTTGATCATCTAGCTCTTCACGTCCGTGGCCGAGCCCCATCGTGGCGAGAGCATGGCTTGCCGCCGGCTTCTTGGTTTTTTCGTCTGCACTCGGTCGCGCGGCAGCGGGAACAATGTGGAAGTGAACCTGTCCGGTCGGCACAAACAAGCACGTTCAGCTGAGCAGCCAGTCGAGCCATCTGAGCGCACATATCAAACTTACATGAGGAACAAGCTGTGCGTAGATCTGGTTGGTGATCACCTGCAGTCTTTCGTCGTCCAGAGCTGTACCATttgccagcagcagacaaTGCGAGACCAAGCCGGTCAGTCCTCTCTTCGCGTGGCTTTCTGTTCGTACATGAAACTCGCCTTTCCCAACAGCTCTTGTGGTCTGCACAAGCGCATTCGACAACCAAGCAGCCGTTTGCTGATCCAAATGCGATACTTGTTCGACGTGCTTTTTCGGAACGACGAGTGTGTGTCCGCGTCTCAAGGGCAAGATGTCCAGAAAAGCTAGATTGTGCTCATCTTCATACACAATGTACGCAGCAGATTGACCAGCGATGATGCGGCAAAACGCGCAGTCGTCCGATAGCTCCTTGCTCGAATCGAAGCGGGCTAAAGTGTGCGAAGTCATCTTGATTGTGCACTGCCTGTCGAGCCAATCTTGAATACTCTgaaggaggacgaggaggccaGGGTTGAGGCGAGGCGAAGCAAGGCAAGGCAAGGCGAGAGTCATGCATAtcacgagctgctcgcgccTGTCGTGTGGGGAAAATCCCGGCTGTC
This genomic interval carries:
- a CDS encoding uncharacterized protein (related to Histidine triad protein) — translated: MTSHTLARFDSSKELSDDCAFCRIIAGQSAAYIVYEDEHNLAFLDILPLRRGHTLVVPKKHVEQVSHLDQQTAAWLSNALVQTTRAVGKALDDERLQVITNQIYAQLVPHVHFHIVPAAARPSADEKTKKPAASHALATMGLGHGREELDDQEAEELCRKIRQAAQQLSNGPDAKL